From the Helianthus annuus cultivar XRQ/B chromosome 17, HanXRQr2.0-SUNRISE, whole genome shotgun sequence genome, the window caaaatatatcttataaaaatgaaatatatctggttttatttagagaaaaacaccttaagaaaaagtaaaggaagttttgaaaaataatcaaaaggatccgacaattttccagtaaattcatgatcatattattctcaagttattttgaccattgttttgGGTCATTTACTTGTCAATTGATTGAAAGTTTCTTTTAAGcataatcactggagatgccattgttaccagaacaCTTTCtgcattgatgaatgcacacagttgtgTGATGATGACCACTGATGATCTAACTTTTAAATCTCAAAAgtgttttatgcttgtactcttttgcttttgatttcaaaagtttttgagatagctacactttgagatttgttcattttccttttccctttttaccctttttattcatatgttcagatatactcactaggagattatattttgaacatactttgtccataatcactttgaagcaatgttttgagagatctgaccatatttgatcatgttttattacagatctcacatttacctatgattaggacagttttgacaccttattttctcaatgtgttttggacaaagatgatttggtccttttgaaggtactcaatTTGCCCttgagcacatgagagattttgcctaaagttttatttccctcttttctATGTCAGCAGTATTCTTGTGTTTTGGATGAGCACAAGTTCTGCTGAAccgaggtacatactttagtgtttgttgaaaacatcacaaatatcaaaacaacaattgaaatcaattttgaaaacatcgaacgatcccataatttatcagatattttacggatctgaaaactatgagtgatatatgcatgaaaacacttgttgtgtgagatttgtgtgtcatatgacatcttggttgatttacagagtttttgaataaccattttgaccatgattcactcgttactctgtttttcaactgaatacaaccaatcctttagtatcaataacttttgagctgaactgttatgtcaaattgattgttagatcgaatttgactgtccaggctctgataccaattgttaggatctaaggctgcctgtgattgtgtttgtttgcataaaacgaataagtgcagcggaaatgagtagcaaactttgtaaacacaaacaaaggaaagtatagattgataaacaattgcttttcattgagtcaaaagatttacataaaagcaaaagattacagtgcaggcttacaatctaaactccccctcagcctgatacaccagagttggttgcacaagatgaaaggatgaactgaggagaaaaactcactcaaaacgatcaagtgtaacagtacagagtactgtcatacttataggcaaaccaaactactgatatgcttcagctgacgtcaccatgatagtgacatctaacgacctaacaaactataaatactgttctatacaaactactgttatgtaacatctgataatcactaaagtacaaaacataaggaaactactgcttcacgttccactgttgtagccttagcacagatgttgagtcttcagtgctttcttcaaagttgatcagtctttgagagggcaatGCTTGtttcttcagcagtacttaggatacagcagcagatagagcaacagagtttgtcttcaacagttgttagataatcatcagagtttggtttatcagttgttgtaattgagcagcacttaacatccatcagctgttagataaccactgtcaaggggagaaattagagtaaactgctgcttattaagtgtccactgatgggatccggttttggctttacattatctgttcctctgttaaggttcaatcccaacaattaCTATAAAAATTTGGGCCGCCAAAATTGATTTATTAATTTTTCACATGGGCCACAAATCAATGAAATTCACGTGATGGACAGTTGTAAACACATGAAGGCAAACAATTACAAATATCCTATAAGACCGCACTTTGTTGTTCACGTGATGTTAGGCTGACAAAATCAAACAAAGTTATTAGATTTCTATTGGGCCGACACTCTTGAAAATTTAATGGGTTGGTACAATTGATTTGAAGAGTTCACGTGATGTATTGAATGGAGCCTGACACAAATCAATATTCTCTTCAGTGGACTTTGGTGAAACTTCTGATTGAATTAAAGCTCAACGAAATCTGATAAATAGAAGCTGGTCGACGAAATTGGATTCTTTTTGTGCGACGAAAATGATGTTATTAAATGTTTGTGAATGAATAAGATCCTGATCGACGAAACAAAATGATATTAAATCAACGACCAAACTGTATGATCGACGAAACACACAATGACTTAAATCATTCGACGAAACTGATGTAATTGGACTTGCAACGAAACTGATGTTGATTATATTCTGCTTGACGAAACTCAAATGAATTAAAGAAGATCGACGAAATAGAATTGATGTGATGATCGGCGAATTTGTTCTGAATATCAGCGACAAAACTTCTCTATTTTTGCTGAATTCCTTTTTGACGAAACCTTTTAATCAGTGAAACCTCTTATGGTTTTTCGTGTATGATGTTTGTCAACAAAAAGATAAGGAAGTTAGTGAGATATTGGTTAGATATTTCAAAGGCAAACTTATCCAAACTGACACATGACACCAATTTTCAAAGCACAACATGCCTAATCATAacaacccacatggtctgatatATTTTAATCAAATGAAATTTTATccttttaatttttaaatttacCAGCAACTTGTACAATCACTACAAAAGATCAAAAAGTGGAAATATGAAGAACAGATATGAACTTTCTGAAGATCCTGAAGAACTCAATGAATATTCCGGTCACTAATTGTAAAATTTCCGAACACAAATTTTGCAATAAAGTTCAATGAAAACCCAATCCTAACATATATGCATGAGTTTTAAATAAGGTTTTGTATGCACTAACAACAAAATATCAGGATTTTTTCAAGAATTTCAAGCTATTTTCCCAGAAAATATATAAACTTTTCAAGGACAAAAACTGAAAATCACTAAAAAACCACTTGATAAAACAGAACAATGTgtggttttaaacaaggattagagccaaagctctgataccaattgtaggtcccgttttttcCAGTGGATCGATAATGAAAACCTATcctgtttatcacaaacacggtaacgggtgcggaatccccgtgacggtgcaaaccaaacacagTTAATAGgaacacgcgtaaccaaaagattcaatatctattgattagggatgagaacgatacaaacatatacaaacaatgtttacagacTCTCTCAAAGTCTCACAGCTCTCGTCTCTCATGTccaagtttcacacagaaactagCAGAGGTATTTATACTAGACAGACACAGACATTGACGAAATTAAAAGAACTCAGCAAAACAACCTTGGGCCACACATTTTGCATGAAGAAGCCCAGCAGGCGACGAAACAGGGATAGGCGGGCGAAACACCATAGTCGACGAAACACATTCAGTTTCGTCGACAATGCACATGTTTCGTCGacaattcacatcagtttgagaaTTATGCATTTTCAActacatgacatcatcatgacatcatagtgatgatgtcatggtgatgtgtcacCTGGTCTTGGTTCGCggcgctccgtgcttcgcgtgtcgaactctggggcgtaCGACAGAGGAATGTCGTGaggtcgggcttgagccggacctgacagtgtcgaaaccaagtcgaaccgagccgagtcgcgtccacacaaagtgtatcaacactTGTTGCGTCTACATTGTTACGTTTAAGCTAAGTTACGGATTTTGTGGTCTCTTGCTTTTAGCATAATATTGTTTTCTATTCTCATAGTGCATGGATATTCGGTCCGTCACTCGTAGCGTAAAGTGTTTACTCGCTTCATAATATTGTAGTATCCATCGTCACCGTTCTATGATTTTTTTGTTACACATCTCGTATTGAATTATTGCCTTTAATACGCATGCGATAGGTTACATTTTTTTTACTCATTGTCGCATGTTCCCACAAgtttttataatttattattGATCATTGGCTAGATGTGATATAGCCTTAGTGTATCCTTAGTGTATTTTACTTGACTTGAGTGAATCGTTTTATTGACCTCAATACCCGAGCATATCCACCTATGGGGACATTGGGCGTCATCATAGGCACAGTTGACGTGCACCATCCGTGGCGGTGCGAAAGGCCCACGGCGTCTCTATATTGTATGTGTGCTAAGTGATTGCACTTATTGAGTTATaagaggcgtatggatcgatcctaggagtGTAAGTGTTAGTGTTAGTGGTAGTGGGATAGGTGTGAGTGTCCACATCCCCTCTACATAATGGTGCATTGGAACTGCAGCTAATGTACAAAGTGTTAGTGTTTATTGTTAGTGGCTCACATGGGTATTTCTAATATACCTTTATGGAATTCATAGTGATCATTCAACATATTGTATTGTTTGCATCGTTAAAGGGTCTATTGTATTGCTCCTATTATTAATGTGTTAAGTGCTATTGTTTCTCCGTTACTGGGCAAATTTTTGGCTCAGCTGTTTCTTTTTgttgttttcttttctttgtcttAAACAGGTACTCAGGGAAATCGGGGGAATGTGTGAAGAGTGATAATAAAAAGGCTAGAGTTGGAAGCAAGAAGTTTAATAAaactatatatttaataaatcTAGACACTTATGTTCTTTTTTGTTAGACCGTTCCGTTATTTTGGGGATTTTTGTTTTAAAACCTTTGGAATTTATGTTTTAATTGAGTTATTAATTATCTCTGATTACCGAATTGTGTAACACGTCAGCCCTAATCAGGGCGGGGTGTTACATTATATGTTTAGAAAATTTTCCCacagtttcccctaaaaatggaggtttccatgctttcaagcatatcattttcttttgtaaaaatcatcacaatcaattcacaataatcaacaaacaacctttacttaccaattttgccaaaatcatgcattttctactacttcatgaacttgaatatttgtaaaaatttgtagtaacttactagtgttcttagtaagtcttgttaccctataaaatgtgattagttctttaaaaacttcatttttaaagggatgtttacaacttcttgtcacattttctaaaaatgtttcctTATGaaatcttcttgttacacaagtatttctacacttgtttaaccaccaaaaatagggtttatttatgtaagaaccaagatttaataaaacttatatttttaacttgattcctttgaaaaaccactcatgaatctttagatctacatgattAACAACTTATTTTGATcttcatttttcaagaaaaccatttattcattcaagttcatcatttctacaaacaatcaatgatcaacaagcataacaactcaTATTCATCAAGATTACTTCATTAAAcatgcttatgttcaagtttcattcttatgatctttagtgttcttcaagttTTTTATTatgattgttgggattgaaccctatcagaggaacagataatgtaaagccaaaacctgatcacaacaatggattcacaataagcagttgtttactctaaactctccccttgacagtggttatctaacagctgatggatcttaagtgctgctcaactacaacaactgatgaaccaaactcTGATGAATATCTaacgactgctgaagacaaacactgttgctctatctactgctgttttcCTAAGTAccgctgaagactcaagcactgccctctcaaagactgatcacctttgaagaaagcactgaagattcaacacatgtgctcaggctacaacagtagaacgtgaagcagtagttatccTTAGTTTTGTATTTTACTGATTATCAGAtgttgcatatcagtagtttgtatagaacagtatttatagtttgttaggtcgttagatgtcactatcatggtgacgtcagctgaagtacatcagtagtttgatttgcctataaatatgacagtactctgtactgttatacttgatcgtcttgagtgagttcttctcctcaattcatcctttcatcttgtgcaaccaagtctggagtatcaggctgagggggagtttagattgtaagcttgcactgtaatcttttgctttgatgtaaatcttttgactctatgaacagcaattgtttatcaatctatattttcctttgattgtgtttataaagtttgctactcatttccgctgcacttatctCATTTCATATGTTCTGGTTATTCggtttatgcaaacaaacacaatcatgacggcctcagatcctaacaattggtatcagagcttggacagtcaaattcgatctaataatcaatttgacataacagttcagctcaaaattcattgatactaaggttggttgtattcagttgaaaaacagagtaacgagtgaatcatggtaAAACGGTTATTCAGATACTCTGTAAATCAACctagatgtcatatgacacacaaatctcacacaacaagagTTATCATGCATATGTCAcgcatagttttcagatctgtaaaatatctgataaattatgggatcgttcgatgctttcaaaattgatttcaattgttgtttcgatattcgtgatgttttcaataaacactaaagtatgtaccttaggtcagcaaaacttgtgttcatctaaaacactagtgtactgctgacatagaaaagagggaaataaaactttagttaAAATCTCTCATGTGCTAAAAGGCAGGTTaagtaccttcaaaaggaccaaatcaaccttgTCTAAAACACATTGAGagaataaggtgtcaaaacagtcctaatcataagtaatgtgagatctgtaataaaacatgctcaaatatggtcagatctctcaaaacattgcctcaaagtgattatggacaaagtatgttcaaaatataatctcctagtgagtatttctgaacatatgaataaaaagggtaaaaagggaaaaggaaaatgaacaaatctcaaagtatggctatctcaaaacttttgaaatcaaaagaaaagagtataagcataaaacacttttgAGGTTTAAAAGTTAGATCatcagtggtcatcatgcaactgtgtgcattcatcaatataggaattgttctggtaacaatggcatctccagtgagtatgcttaaaaggaatttacaatcaattaacaagaaaatgacccaaacagTGGTCAAAATAAcctgagaatgatatgatcatgaatttacttGAAAAACTGTCGGATCTTTTTGATTATCTTCAAAACATCCTTAAATTTTTTTAGGGTGTTTTCCTCTTAATAAAAACCagatatatttttataaaatatattttgtccttttactcatttttgatagtaaaagttcatctctggtcaggatgtgatttccttatttttgtgagAAGTTACTATCCTTAAATCAAATCAAAAAGAAATGACACAcacatcaaggtcatgttaagctcaagtttagTTGTCACAAATCAAAAATTGATTGTAAATTGATTTTGGTCTACTGAGccactcatgttctagttcaagtaactAGACGCAAAATGAGTTGTTTTAGTAGAAAAGGTCCTCATCATCTGGGAtactaaaccactgtctgaaataatagacaggtggcaaaaccttgaacaaaatttctgaagataactgttgacaatttaatcttgatattatacatctaaaatgtattttgttaagaatagcatttctggtactcaacagatgatagaCAAGATATTGTGCTTTCTTATGACAAAATcattttctacatctgaacaaacagatgctaaaattattcgtcaaaagtcaaaacactgctgcacaaacagttgttaaacaTATGATCCTCATTTGTTTTTATCCACTGTTgtatctaaaatgctgttgtgcctcaacatctgctctctaaagtctgtccactgctaagtgtcaacctctgttcttcaaaaacactgatgtttaaaatcattgttccatccattgatacatccactgtttcattttattaccgttgtaactactgatgtttgatccatcagtagttgtcaaaacaactctcctccattatttacctttccatcagatgtttgacacgtggtcagtttttagccttcagatcaaaataaccgctgccatatcagcaatcactttttccctaaataaaaccctgattaaatccaaacagaggattacaccgtcgaattgaattccaaacatgctcttcacaaagcagtttccctctcatatctccaaaaatcttcttcgatcttcttcataaaaaatgacgaaaccgaaaccaaaatcgaaaacaaaatcaaaaccatcatcttcctccaaaacagcagaagccactcaaatggccgctgatacaccggagattcgctacaaagctccacacaactttgtaggtatactcacaaaacctaccgataaccataccttcgactccatccttgacatcctttctacatcaaagtacaaaactttgataacagcagatgctcccatttaccttgatacccagagagagttctggaaacatgccacccttgaaaaacaaggagacatcatcgccgccatcaactcctcgatacagggtaagaaggtacaaatctctccaaaatccatctctgaaatctttaaactcgatgatttgaaaggaaaaacttCATTTACTAAAAACGAGTtgataaaggatttcatgaacaggggctatgtagaacaaccaaatagggataccctacaaaagggttacttcccttctgcacccagatttttattccacacactactCATGTGTGtgtctaataaaacaacgtcttttaatgagataccaacaaaaatccaatgcctggggtatgcaattttaaacgataaaaactataactactccctggaaatatttgatgatttagtaaagaacgttgataataaggcatttctgctctttccaagatttctaagttactattttgaacaaaaatttgtagagaaagatgcagaattgccaaaacaaggtgtctcattcaaaataaactgtttaacaattgaaacattttcaagaatgatggcaccaataaaattaaaaacaaaggagcctgagcaggttttagaaactgccactgatcctcaggtaacctctgctgagcccactgctccaggtgatcaaagtagcacacccactgctttgaaaccaacacctgccaccaaaaagatcaaaagaaaaacatccagaaaacccaccaaacctacaccaaaggcaactctgcaagatgagatcccagagtcaatgccagtgacaacacaaaagtcacaagaaaccactgctgctacttcctcacagcagttggaagaaagatctcaaccccagccgaaaactcctcctgcatcctcacaaaaggatcaggttgtaagcacagggacccaacaatatgaagctctggacccacttggatccatcttccacagtcctgatcccaaggacatgtctctctcaacacccataccctcaccaatcatattgccacaatcaataatacccctgttgcatgcagttgatatggcacagacacaaaccagttcctctctatcacccattactaagagtatacctccacaagtgactgggtctgatgctcatacctctgctaccccagcaacagctgaggaggttacaccccctaagttacaagtaactcttggtggtagttcaagtggaccagcaactacaactgatggatcaacagatcttcagttggacagttgttacattactaagactcccttgaaggcaatttcttccatggcaacatcggtaaccaccagtgagttatctttaactgctggtaacatcaaaggtttatcgagtgctgaagaaagaagtccccagtaccaagaacaaggggcatcaatggatgacttttgggccacagttcctaagtcacacattgatacaaccactgctggtggggattcagatgatcctgttaattcaggtgatgattcaaaatataacgaattgacggccagagttgaaaacctggaatcttcagttgcagagataaaagatatggtgtagcagctgttaaaagctcaaaaagcccaatcaactgctcctcctgctcaagcatctgctccacaagcatttgctgcaaatgagctttagAATATCTTCcaacccatgcttgaaaaacagcaacaaatggctgctaaaaagcatgctaatcaagtacaaatgctgaccaacatggtggaatcaaggttcaaagacactcaagcagatatcaaggctataaaggctagCATACAACAGACTGCTCAAAGTGAAAAAGGTCCATCTACCatcttcttcatggatacacccctggcagataatgccaaaaagggggagaaaatcaagctgagaaagaaaggtatagaagatgggttgTACATTGAACCAGAGAAACCCAAAACCTGAAAAACTTCAACTCAAACAGCTGATACaccagtagttacaaaaactactgtcagtagccaaacagctgcgatatcatcaacacacacacctccaacacacaccacctctTCACACatcaccacaactactgttccaccaccaccacctgtgtccATAGCACAAAAACCTCCATCAAAACCAAAAACCACCAAATCATCATCATCTAAAATCataccaccactgcctcctgcataaagcagaagacagcagatgttacaacatctgttgtaatgacaacagtgattgaaacaccagttgtttcaaccactgttagtcaatcacaatcacaaaccactgctatCCAATCTCAAACCattgatccacccaaaacatcatcagcctctcctacattaaaaaggagaagggttttcattcctgatgatgagtcaccaccaccatcaccaccatcaaatATTATTTCACATTCTCCATCCCcagctcaaaagcagaagacatctgctgacatatcagcagttgtaatgacaacagtggatGAAACACCaattgtttcaaccactgttggtcAAAAATCCACCCCTGATCTCATCATTCCAACACCACAACCTTCAAAGCTTcttaaaagaaaaagagaaacagcACAGGCTACTGATGAAAAGTATGATCCTGTTGCGGCTAAGTATCCATTGGAATTagaagctgtgaaaaatgagatgaaacagttttacactgtagatgatcctacaaaaaggaaatttccttctctcataggttTCATAATTCAAGAAAACATAAATGAATATCTTGAAACAAAAGCAAGACAAGCAAGGATAAGAGCCAAAGTTGAATGCAAGGATCAAGGTGATGAAGCCATTCTGGAAAGAAGGGAATTCCTGCTCAACAAAGTCAAACAAATAGCAGAATATGCAAGTGAATTGAACAAAGAGGTGTCAAGTTTATTCCCTGAAACAGAACAACGAAATGAATTGAGAAaggaatatcttgcatacatAATGAAAGAGAAGTTCTATTCTGCTGAAGAAACAGAATTCAAAGACTGGCCAATCATTGCATTGAAGCTTGAAGCTGACAGAATTGAAAAGATTAAACTTGATCCACGGAAGAaaaagacagctccaaattggaacaaGTACAACAAATTCATAGCTGATCTTATTTCTGAGCataaaagaaagaagcaggaGTTGGTGGATGGAAAGGTGGATACTGCGGATGCCATtgcaaaatggtcaaagcagcaaattgatgaagcttatgaaaagcttgagaagcagaggttgaaagcCTCTAACCCTCCTAAAAagtctgactacaaaaagctgCAGGAGCAAGTCAAAATTTTTGAAACACAGAACAGCACAGCAGAAGCTTTTGTCACaaaattgagaaaagaaaagaaggaaatgttGTCTGCTGGAGAAGAAAAGAACAAAGAAGCTGATCAGATTGAAGAAGCTatgaagaaaatagcttcagataaagaaagattggcAAAACTACAAGCCCTTGCCAAAAAGGTcaaagtagtaagccaaaagtcTTCAGCAGGTGTCACAAACAGTGAGCTGCttgacaaagaagttgaagcagacaTAGCTACAGCCAATAAGATTATTGAACAAGCATTCatacgagtgtctgaagctcatgataCTGCTCTGCACTTCTTCTCTAGGCCAATCACTCAAAGTTCATCAgtaaataaacctctcccaagaaacccatttggttttaaaatactaaagtggctctctgatcaaaagacccatgtattgactctgATCAGAACCAATGGAGAAGTGAGGCATCTATCAAGGAATCAAGCACTAGGCAtaagtgttgaagatctacaagatctccttgagctttcactatgtagggatgaggatgattcAAGTTCCAAAGagtttgaagaagaatttaaaagaaaagcaaaggaacttctgatgaagaaTAAAGATCCTGACTAAAGACAGGTTtcggcattatctgttccagggggagattgttgggattgaaccctatcagaggaacagataatgtaaagccaaaacctgatcacaacagtggattcacaataagcagttgtttactctaaactctccccttgacagtggttatctaacagctgatggatcttaagtgctgctcaactacaacaactgatgaaccaaactcTGATGAATATCTaacgactgctgaagacaaacactgttgctctatctactgctgtttcctaagtaccgctgaagactcaagcactgccctctcaaagactgatcacctttgaagaaagcacttaAGATTCAACAcctgtgctcaggctacaacagtggaacgtgaagcagtagttatccTTAGTTTT encodes:
- the LOC118488920 gene encoding uncharacterized protein LOC118488920, translated to MTTVDETPIVSTTVGQKSTPDLIIPTPQPSKLLKRKRETAQATDEKKFPSLIGFIIQENINEYLETKARQARIRAKVECKDQGDEAILERREFLLNKVKQIAEYASELNKEVSSLFPETEQRNELRKEYLAYIMKEKFYSAEETEFKDWPIIALKLEADRIEKIKLDPRKKKTAPNWNKYNKFIADLISEHKRKKQELVDGKLEKQRLKASNPPKKSDYKKLQEQVKIFETQNSTAEAFVTKLRKEKKEMLSAGEEKNKEADQIEEAMKKIASDKERLAKLQALAKKVKVVSQKSSAGVTNSELLDKEVEADIATANKIIEQAFIRVDEDDSSSKEFEEEFKRKAKELLMKNKDPD